The Pseudanabaena yagii GIHE-NHR1 genome segment CCGAAGGTTGCCGCTACCAAGACCGATACCACTAACAAAATTGGCGAAGTTGGTTTACGGGTAGACTCTTTGATCGCTTTTTTAATTGATTTGCGTTTAGCGTTAGTCTTAGCATTAGGAGCAAGTTTTTCAAGCTGTTCTATCTCTTTAAGAATCTTTAAGATAGATTCACAGTTCATGGGGCGATCGCTAGGCTTACGCGCAATCAGCGCATCAATGAGCTCGGCAAATTCTTCGGAAATTTCAGGAGCAGATGCTCGCCACTCAAAGACATCGCGATCGGGATTGTAAGTATCCAGAGGATACTTACCCGTCACCAAGTGGATCATTGTGCAGCCTAGGGCATAAAAATCGGACTGCGGCACAGCAAAACCTTTTTCTTGTTCGGGAGATGTATAGCCCACCGAACAGATACTGGTAACTCCTTGAATACCACCAATTTTGGCAAGATAGGTGTGTGTTGCCTCGCGAGCAGTTCCAAAGTCAATTAGGACTAGTTGACCCGATGGCGACAACATCACATTTGCTGGTTTAATATCGCGGTGCATATATCCTTTGCTATGCACTAAGGCAAGAATTTCTACCAACTGTCGTAGCCAGACGATCGCTCGTTTTTGGGCGATCGGTTGACCATTACGTTGATTGATCCATTGTTCGAGATTTACCCCCTCAATTTTTTGCATGACGATCCCATGCAAAGTTTGACCATTTTCTAGAATGTGATGCACATAGGTTTCGATCTTGGGGATACCCGCATGTTCAATCTGACCTAGCACCAAAGCCTCCTGTTGAAACAGTGAGACCGCCTTGCTATCTTCATTCAAATCCTGTTTTAAGACTTTCAGGATTTTAGGTTGTCCTGCGGGATTCTCAGCTTCATATACGACTCCAAAGCCCCCAGAGTCGCTCAATAATTTAGTTACGGTATAGCAGCCATCGATTAACAGTTCCGAGCCACATCCTTGACAAGTTGGATAATTATCATTGTCGGGATGGTCAGGGATTGGACAATTAGGATTAATACATAGA includes the following:
- a CDS encoding serine/threonine-protein kinase, coding for MRLCINPNCPIPDHPDNDNYPTCQGCGSELLIDGCYTVTKLLSDSGGFGVVYEAENPAGQPKILKVLKQDLNEDSKAVSLFQQEALVLGQIEHAGIPKIETYVHHILENGQTLHGIVMQKIEGVNLEQWINQRNGQPIAQKRAIVWLRQLVEILALVHSKGYMHRDIKPANVMLSPSGQLVLIDFGTAREATHTYLAKIGGIQGVTSICSVGYTSPEQEKGFAVPQSDFYALGCTMIHLVTGKYPLDTYNPDRDVFEWRASAPEISEEFAELIDALIARKPSDRPMNCESILKILKEIEQLEKLAPNAKTNAKRKSIKKAIKESTRKPTSPILLVVSVLVAATFGLGIGTAIKVSALGSFEEINFHLPTLQKKRLTPIRFLQGHLDTIQNVALSPDGKTIASASDDGTVKFWELEGDTNSTREIKDQGGWVRAVIFLSDRQIITAGQDKNIKIIDIPSGKVVKTFSGHTNLINNLAIAPASDLLVSGSYDNTVNVWQLSTGRLLRLLKGHSDKIFGIAISPDGKQIVSASRDKTLRIWDAKTGETVKTLSGHLAGVTCVLITPDGKHIISGSNDKSIRVWDIATGNQLFMLTGHKEVIGAIAITSDGNYLISGGKDNPDSIHLWNLKTKSLIWDLIGHTDLVTSLVITPDNQKLISSSQDKSINIWELPKP